Proteins from a genomic interval of Antedon mediterranea chromosome 5, ecAntMedi1.1, whole genome shotgun sequence:
- the LOC140049314 gene encoding transmembrane protein 272-like isoform X1: MEVEKQALANSDEQTDTKLDLEQGPDNPNYGTEQPAPPDYNQIQKDAPPSYQSIYGEIKEAKAGSSGLVDFLVKLLLILLNTLCCTIMMALILAVPITMIVIGAVYKDDCPAQDKIPIYLIVGGAFTIAKNLMDLCSRWSKRRTEDGEDNQMSKQGACSSLFGCFLFAWFIAGNVWIYGTDPNTDNVNALNYCNGTLYYFSFWLLNSTYIILGLLCCCFCCAACAAGVSGGTSENS, from the exons GATCTGGAACAGGGACCAGACAATCCAAACTATGGAACGGAACAGCCTGCTCCACCTGACTACAATCAAATACAAAAAG ATGCGCCACCATCATACCAGTCAATCTATGGCGAGATTAAAGAAGCTAAAGCAGGTTCCTCTGGATTGGTTGACTTCCTGGTAAAACTGCTTCTTATCCTACTGAACACAT tgTGTTGCACCATTATGATGGCGTTAATCCTGGCTGTGCCCATCACAATGATTGTTATAG GCGCTGTTTATAAAGATGACTGCCCAGCTCAGGATAAAATACCCATATACCTGATTGTTGGCGGCGCATTTACAATCGCCAAAAACTTAATGGATCTTTGTTCTCGGTGGTCGAAGAGAAGAACTGAAGATGGAGAGGATAATCAGATGTCTAAGCAAGGAGCTTGTAGTAGTCTCTTTGGTTGCTTCCTCTTTGCCTGGTTCATTGCTG GAAATGTATGGATATATGGGACCGACCCGAACACCGACAACGTCAACGCGCTTAACTACTGTAACGGAACCTTGTATTACTTTTCGTTTTGGTTGTTGAACTCCACATACATCATACTCGGACTGCTGTGCTGCTGTTTCTGTTGTGCTGCCTGTGCAGCCGGGGTGTCTGGAGGTACCAGTGAAAACAGTTAA
- the LOC140050169 gene encoding uncharacterized protein produces the protein MELAMDSDNPPPGYWRQQSAPPTYDQVQKDAPPSYQAIFGEIKEAKAGSSGIVEFLAKIVMILLKTFACTIMMGVILAIPVAMIVIGLTYKNDCPGEMYIPVYLIIGGTFTVLKIVIDLWVRLTTWRDQESSNTAKQGLFTHLVGCFLFAWFIVGNMWIYGGKVDTRDVYADNYCSGVVYYFAFWLNTAIYITMGLFCCCICCTAYIVGEEPGTNAV, from the exons ATGGAATTAGCAATG GATTCAGACAACCCACCGCCAGGATATTGGCGTCAACAATCTGCTCCACCAACTTATGATCAAGTACAAAAAG ATGCGCCACCATCGTACCAGGCAATTTTCGGTGAGATTAAAGAAGCCAAGGCTGGTTCATCAGGAATCGTTGAGTTTCTTGCAAAGATTGTAATGATATTGTTAAAAACAT TTGCCTGTACAATAATGATGGGAGTCATTCTAGCTATTCCTGTTGCCATGATTGTAATTG GCTTAACTTACAAAAATGACTGTCCCGGAGAGATGTACATTCCAGTTTACCTGATCATTGGCGGCACCTTCACAGTTCTAAAAATAGTCATAGATCTTTGGGTGCGATTGACTACGTGGCGGGATCAAGAGAGCAGTAATACTGCCAAACAAGGGCTGTTCACGCATCTTGTTGGATGTTTTCTTTTTGCGTGGTTTATAGTGG GAAATATGTGGATATACGGAGGCAAAGTTGATACCCGTGATGTTTACGCTGACAACTACTGTAGTGGTGTCGTGTACTATTTTGCGTTCTGGCTAAACACTGCCATCTATATTACTATGggtttgttttgttgttgtatttgtTGTACGGCTTACATTGTCGGGGAAGAGCCTGGAACAAATGCTGTATGA
- the LOC140049314 gene encoding transmembrane protein 272-like isoform X2, which yields MEVEKDLEQGPDNPNYGTEQPAPPDYNQIQKDAPPSYQSIYGEIKEAKAGSSGLVDFLVKLLLILLNTLCCTIMMALILAVPITMIVIGAVYKDDCPAQDKIPIYLIVGGAFTIAKNLMDLCSRWSKRRTEDGEDNQMSKQGACSSLFGCFLFAWFIAGNVWIYGTDPNTDNVNALNYCNGTLYYFSFWLLNSTYIILGLLCCCFCCAACAAGVSGGTSENS from the exons GATCTGGAACAGGGACCAGACAATCCAAACTATGGAACGGAACAGCCTGCTCCACCTGACTACAATCAAATACAAAAAG ATGCGCCACCATCATACCAGTCAATCTATGGCGAGATTAAAGAAGCTAAAGCAGGTTCCTCTGGATTGGTTGACTTCCTGGTAAAACTGCTTCTTATCCTACTGAACACAT tgTGTTGCACCATTATGATGGCGTTAATCCTGGCTGTGCCCATCACAATGATTGTTATAG GCGCTGTTTATAAAGATGACTGCCCAGCTCAGGATAAAATACCCATATACCTGATTGTTGGCGGCGCATTTACAATCGCCAAAAACTTAATGGATCTTTGTTCTCGGTGGTCGAAGAGAAGAACTGAAGATGGAGAGGATAATCAGATGTCTAAGCAAGGAGCTTGTAGTAGTCTCTTTGGTTGCTTCCTCTTTGCCTGGTTCATTGCTG GAAATGTATGGATATATGGGACCGACCCGAACACCGACAACGTCAACGCGCTTAACTACTGTAACGGAACCTTGTATTACTTTTCGTTTTGGTTGTTGAACTCCACATACATCATACTCGGACTGCTGTGCTGCTGTTTCTGTTGTGCTGCCTGTGCAGCCGGGGTGTCTGGAGGTACCAGTGAAAACAGTTAA